One Thermodesulfobacteriota bacterium DNA segment encodes these proteins:
- a CDS encoding DUF4168 domain-containing protein — MFRKMFYTFVLMLVVTGAYSLHAEEAPPAQQPPALQQQEAPDAGISDQELESFVKAAVKVEELQKESEGKMVKAIQDEGLEPNRFVEINTLQQNPAADTENAVSEKELDNYNKAMKEVQSIQQGAQTEQIKIIEQEGLDVNRYVQIAKAVQQDPGLMKKVQDMQKN; from the coding sequence ATGTTTCGCAAGATGTTTTACACGTTTGTTTTGATGCTTGTCGTTACCGGAGCGTATTCGTTACATGCGGAGGAAGCTCCCCCGGCCCAGCAGCCGCCGGCGTTACAGCAGCAGGAAGCCCCGGACGCCGGCATAAGCGATCAGGAGCTGGAGAGCTTCGTCAAAGCGGCCGTTAAGGTCGAAGAATTACAGAAAGAGTCGGAAGGCAAGATGGTAAAGGCCATTCAGGACGAGGGGCTCGAGCCCAACCGCTTCGTAGAGATAAATACTCTGCAGCAGAACCCCGCCGCCGACACGGAAAATGCAGTATCGGAGAAAGAACTGGACAACTACAATAAGGCGATGAAGGAAGTGCAGTCCATCCAGCAGGGCGCGCAAACCGAGCAGATTAAGATTATCGAACAGGAGGGGCTGGACGTAAACCGGTATGTGCAAATAGCAAAAGCCGTGCAGCAGGATCCGGGCCTGATGAAGAAGGTTCAGGACATGCAGAAGAATTAG
- a CDS encoding methyltransferase domain-containing protein, whose product MKRTNMGVETDLEYNLKFFTQFIIHPTKTGAILPSNEKLCELMTDIADLNDVSAVVELGSGTGVITEKILRKKGPETKFFAMEINPTFVEATKRRCPEATVYQSSAENAGYHLELHGESGCDRVISSLPWSTFDYETQELILNSIYETLKPGGKFLTYAYSLGLLFPSAWRLRRLLKSKFDKVVKSSIVWSNIPPAFIYICEKAPAE is encoded by the coding sequence ATGAAGCGGACGAATATGGGTGTTGAAACAGATCTGGAATACAACCTTAAGTTCTTTACACAATTCATAATTCACCCCACCAAGACAGGCGCCATACTGCCGTCGAACGAAAAGCTCTGCGAGCTGATGACGGATATTGCCGACCTCAACGACGTTTCCGCGGTAGTCGAGCTCGGCTCCGGTACGGGCGTAATCACCGAGAAAATCCTGAGAAAAAAGGGGCCCGAAACGAAGTTTTTCGCAATGGAGATCAACCCCACCTTCGTCGAGGCAACCAAAAGGCGCTGCCCGGAAGCCACCGTCTACCAGTCCTCGGCCGAAAATGCGGGGTATCATCTCGAGCTCCACGGCGAAAGCGGGTGCGACCGCGTAATAAGCAGCCTCCCCTGGTCGACTTTCGACTACGAAACCCAGGAGCTCATCCTGAACTCTATATACGAAACCCTAAAGCCCGGCGGGAAATTCCTGACGTACGCCTACTCGCTCGGTCTCCTCTTCCCGTCCGCGTGGAGGCTAAGACGCCTTCTTAAAAGCAAATTCGATAAGGTGGTCAAAAGCAGCATCGTATGGAGCAATATCCCCCCCGCGTTCATCTACATATGCGAGAAAGCGCCGGCCGAATAA
- a CDS encoding aryl-sulfate sulfotransferase, giving the protein MVYFLNTRRVIVHLSLLVLVAFLSISGCSGDNILLNGPPVEEPSAEIKPANERAPLSRVLEVNTPVETRIAIDISDGTNTSHVEFEGLAAHHSLPVLGLRPGRTNTVLVSAVDEAGETVFQKSLEAVTGQLPENFPRLEVTSDPGLMEPGVTLFESGGFLIMLDETGEVVWYYRIPEGSSSLDRDVRRMPNGNLLLLLPIHDIIEIDMLGNTVRSWYTAQTSGGSPGGIPVDAAAFHHEVFAMENGNFLTLSGELREYPDYPSSTTNPAAPLETANVVGDVIVEFAPDGTVVNEYHLLDIIDPYRINYSSLLGHWDWFFHDYFGVEGPTRDWAHANAVIHDTRDDSLIISMRHQDAVIKIDRQTGGLIWILGTHSNWDPDVFGPFLLNPDTDDELFFQYHQHAPMITEEGNIMLFDNGNFRSSPFEPVYPENFSRAIEYSIDESSMDVSIAWESTGFSPEPIFAGFLGDADKLPHTGNVLITFGGRTPAVIAEVTHTTPPVKVFEISDPNNFIYRAERLPGVYP; this is encoded by the coding sequence ATGGTTTACTTTTTAAATACGCGGCGCGTAATCGTGCATTTATCTCTGCTGGTTCTGGTCGCTTTTCTCAGCATATCGGGATGCAGCGGCGACAATATCCTTTTGAACGGGCCCCCGGTCGAAGAGCCTTCGGCCGAGATAAAGCCGGCTAACGAAAGGGCCCCGCTGAGCCGAGTGCTCGAAGTGAATACGCCCGTCGAAACCAGGATAGCGATAGACATCAGCGACGGCACGAACACGTCACACGTGGAATTCGAGGGACTCGCCGCCCACCACTCCCTTCCGGTGCTCGGCCTCAGGCCGGGCAGGACGAATACGGTTCTCGTAAGCGCGGTGGACGAGGCCGGCGAGACGGTGTTCCAAAAATCACTCGAAGCGGTAACCGGCCAGTTGCCCGAGAATTTCCCCCGGCTCGAAGTTACGAGCGATCCCGGGCTCATGGAGCCGGGCGTGACGCTTTTCGAGTCCGGCGGGTTCCTGATAATGTTGGACGAGACAGGCGAGGTCGTATGGTACTACAGGATACCGGAGGGTTCCTCGTCGCTTGACCGAGACGTGAGGAGAATGCCGAACGGGAATCTGCTCCTTCTCCTCCCTATTCACGACATAATCGAGATCGACATGCTGGGAAACACAGTCAGGAGCTGGTACACGGCACAGACGTCGGGGGGTTCCCCGGGCGGTATACCGGTAGACGCAGCGGCGTTTCACCACGAGGTCTTTGCGATGGAGAACGGGAATTTCCTGACGCTGAGCGGCGAGCTGAGGGAGTATCCGGACTATCCTTCGAGCACGACCAATCCCGCCGCTCCCCTCGAAACAGCGAACGTCGTCGGAGACGTTATAGTCGAGTTCGCGCCCGACGGGACGGTGGTGAACGAATACCATCTCCTCGACATAATCGACCCGTACCGTATTAACTACAGCTCTCTACTCGGTCATTGGGACTGGTTCTTCCACGATTATTTCGGCGTCGAAGGCCCGACGAGGGACTGGGCTCACGCAAACGCCGTCATCCACGACACCAGGGACGATTCGCTCATAATATCCATGCGGCACCAGGACGCCGTGATAAAAATAGACAGGCAGACGGGCGGGCTTATATGGATTCTCGGCACGCATTCGAACTGGGACCCGGACGTCTTCGGCCCGTTCCTCTTAAACCCCGACACGGACGACGAGCTTTTCTTCCAGTATCATCAGCACGCACCGATGATCACGGAAGAGGGGAATATAATGCTCTTCGACAACGGCAATTTCCGTTCGAGCCCGTTCGAGCCGGTATATCCGGAGAACTTCAGCAGGGCTATCGAATACAGCATCGACGAGTCTTCGATGGACGTCTCCATAGCCTGGGAGTCCACGGGATTTTCGCCGGAGCCGATCTTCGCGGGCTTCCTGGGAGACGCCGACAAGCTGCCGCATACGGGAAACGTGCTCATAACATTCGGAGGGCGCACGCCCGCGGTCATCGCCGAGGTGACGCACACGACGCCGCCCGTGAAGGTATTCGAGATCAGCGACCCGAACAACTTTATATACAGGGCCGAAAGGCTCCCGGGGGTTTATCCGTAG
- a CDS encoding ABC transporter ATP-binding protein produces the protein MPDEIIIDLVDVYKSFGPKEVHTGLSLSIRRGENITVLGGSGSGKSVLLKEITGLLKPESGKVIIEGEDIVPLEEKDLVHVRKKMGMLFQGAALFDSLTVQENIAYPLRENTELPENEIEEVVARNLELVGLPGIEDKMPSDLSGGMKKRVGLARALAMNPKILLYDEPTTGLDPPNISRINQLVRNMQARFGITGVIITHDVQSAFEISDRVAFLYRGKIIFTGTVEEAKNTDIEILSDFINGRMDSADD, from the coding sequence ATGCCGGACGAAATAATAATCGACCTAGTAGACGTTTATAAGTCCTTCGGACCGAAGGAAGTCCACACGGGGCTTTCTCTTTCTATAAGGCGCGGGGAGAATATAACCGTCCTCGGGGGCAGCGGCTCGGGAAAGAGCGTGCTGCTTAAAGAGATAACGGGGCTTCTGAAGCCCGAATCGGGGAAGGTGATAATAGAGGGCGAAGATATAGTGCCGCTCGAAGAAAAGGACCTCGTCCACGTGAGAAAGAAGATGGGGATGCTCTTCCAGGGGGCCGCCCTTTTCGATTCGCTTACGGTCCAGGAGAATATCGCCTATCCTCTCAGGGAAAATACCGAGCTTCCCGAAAACGAGATCGAGGAGGTCGTGGCGCGTAACCTCGAGCTCGTGGGCCTCCCCGGGATAGAAGACAAGATGCCGTCCGACCTGAGCGGCGGTATGAAAAAGAGGGTGGGGCTCGCCAGGGCGTTGGCGATGAACCCGAAGATTCTCCTTTACGACGAGCCCACGACCGGCCTCGACCCGCCTAACATAAGCAGAATAAACCAGCTTGTCAGGAACATGCAGGCGCGGTTCGGCATAACGGGCGTGATAATCACCCACGACGTTCAGAGCGCGTTCGAGATTTCGGACAGGGTAGCGTTTCTCTACCGGGGAAAGATCATTTTCACGGGGACCGTCGAAGAGGCGAAGAATACGGACATCGAAATACTGAGCGATTTCATCAACGGCCGCATGGACAGCGCCGACGATTAG
- a CDS encoding cobalamin-dependent protein (Presence of a B(12) (cobalamin)-binding domain implies dependence on cobalamin itself, in one of its several forms, or in some unusual lineages, dependence on a cobalamin-like analog.), producing the protein MRKLRIGIVDFITKSPNHSLWARVMHANFMGIMPQVIARWCENAGHEVDYFIFTGLEDLAEDAPKNVDMVFISAFTQSAIHAYALSGKYRKEGVVTVLGGPHARCYPEDAVKYFDYVMGVTDEELCREVLANCSQYRPIGVQLAAKSSPRHLPGVRERWKFISKALEKTTRLFRVVPMIGSLGCPYTCSFCIDANEPYQPLDFEVLKEDLRFILTKIKRPLVSWYDPNFGVRFDDYMNAIEEAVPQNSIDFIAESSLSLLSEPHLKRLRQNGFQALLPGIESWFDMGNKSKTGAKQGIDKVNAVSEHINLILSYIPYVQTNFVVGLDSDNGPESFELTKRFVDKAPAAFPAYPLITAFGRAAPLNLEYQSDGRVLPFPFHFLNNNHASNVKPKNYSWPEFYDLLIGLAQYSYSWRAIYNRFRATRTRIPRWMNLMRAISTEGSGRLKFYRKIRKFLDEDIQFRAFFEGETRVVPQFYVDMIKKDLGKLWHYLPEDGIYHDPNAYLKSEMEKRQKKARTA; encoded by the coding sequence ATGCGCAAACTCAGGATAGGAATTGTCGATTTCATAACCAAATCACCGAATCACTCTCTCTGGGCACGCGTAATGCATGCGAATTTCATGGGCATCATGCCGCAGGTCATAGCCAGATGGTGCGAAAACGCCGGACACGAAGTTGATTATTTCATCTTCACCGGTCTCGAAGACCTCGCCGAGGACGCCCCAAAAAACGTAGACATGGTCTTCATAAGCGCCTTCACGCAATCCGCCATACATGCCTACGCGCTGAGCGGCAAATACAGGAAAGAGGGCGTCGTCACGGTACTCGGCGGCCCGCACGCCAGGTGCTATCCCGAAGACGCCGTCAAGTATTTCGATTACGTCATGGGCGTTACGGACGAAGAGCTTTGCAGGGAGGTCCTGGCCAACTGCTCGCAGTACAGGCCCATAGGCGTGCAGCTCGCGGCGAAGAGCTCGCCCCGGCACCTTCCCGGCGTGAGGGAGCGCTGGAAATTCATATCGAAGGCGCTCGAAAAGACGACACGTCTTTTCAGGGTGGTCCCGATGATAGGGAGCCTCGGGTGTCCCTATACCTGCAGCTTCTGCATCGACGCGAACGAGCCCTACCAGCCTCTCGATTTCGAGGTGTTGAAAGAAGACCTGAGATTCATTCTGACAAAAATTAAGCGCCCGCTGGTGAGCTGGTACGACCCCAACTTCGGCGTCCGGTTCGACGATTACATGAACGCCATAGAAGAAGCGGTTCCCCAGAACAGCATAGACTTCATAGCCGAGAGCAGCCTCTCGCTCCTGTCCGAGCCCCATCTGAAGCGCCTCCGGCAGAACGGCTTTCAGGCCCTTCTCCCGGGCATCGAATCGTGGTTCGACATGGGGAACAAATCCAAGACCGGCGCGAAGCAGGGCATCGACAAGGTAAACGCCGTCTCAGAGCACATAAACCTGATATTGAGTTATATACCCTACGTGCAGACGAACTTCGTCGTGGGGCTCGACAGCGACAATGGCCCAGAATCCTTCGAGCTGACAAAGAGATTCGTCGACAAGGCGCCGGCCGCTTTCCCGGCGTATCCGCTCATAACGGCGTTCGGCAGGGCCGCCCCCCTTAACCTCGAATACCAGAGCGACGGCAGGGTGCTCCCGTTCCCTTTTCACTTCCTCAACAACAACCACGCCTCTAACGTAAAGCCGAAGAACTATTCCTGGCCCGAATTCTACGATCTCCTTATAGGTCTCGCACAGTATTCCTATTCGTGGCGCGCCATATACAACCGATTCCGCGCGACACGGACGAGGATACCCCGGTGGATGAACCTCATGCGCGCGATATCCACCGAAGGCTCGGGCAGGCTCAAGTTCTACAGGAAGATCAGGAAATTCCTCGACGAAGACATACAGTTCAGGGCGTTCTTCGAGGGCGAGACGCGCGTCGTTCCGCAGTTCTACGTGGACATGATAAAGAAAGACCTCGGAAAGCTCTGGCATTATCTCCCCGAAGACGGGATATACCACGACCCCAACGCCTACCTCAAATCAGAGATGGAAAAGAGGCAGAAGAAAGCCCGGACGGCGTAG
- a CDS encoding TRAM domain-containing protein, producing the protein MKLKTLFFILGAVIGFIIAYPGQDLIIAAAAGVALGVVSVLAAWALEPYVRHYGTKALLGAAVGIVAASFAFMAVNSVLARLVLPEGIVSFVSAVILLTLFNIAITVGYRKGKEIDQQQSSASKQRSQQQRTAAVETKILDTSVIIDGRIADVAEAGFITGPMIIPKFIIKELQHIADSSEPIKRVRGRRGLDVLKRMQKDIPNVSVKITNHDFPNIKEADLKLVELARRLRGIIITNDFNLNKVAGLQNVKVLNLNQLSNALKPVVLPGETMHIHVVKEGKEENQGVGYLEDGTMVVVDDARKYLGDEIDVSVTSVLQTPTGRMIFSRVKDDDGRPMVSDSRG; encoded by the coding sequence ATGAAGCTGAAAACTCTATTTTTTATACTCGGGGCCGTAATAGGCTTTATCATAGCCTATCCCGGGCAGGATTTGATAATAGCCGCGGCGGCTGGCGTCGCGCTGGGCGTGGTTTCAGTATTGGCCGCATGGGCGCTCGAGCCGTACGTCAGGCACTACGGCACCAAGGCGCTCCTCGGGGCCGCCGTCGGAATCGTAGCCGCCTCTTTCGCCTTTATGGCCGTGAACAGCGTTCTCGCGCGCCTTGTTCTGCCGGAGGGGATAGTCTCCTTCGTATCGGCAGTCATTTTACTCACGCTCTTTAACATCGCGATAACCGTGGGCTACAGGAAGGGGAAGGAAATCGACCAGCAGCAGTCCTCCGCTTCGAAGCAGCGCTCCCAGCAGCAAAGGACGGCGGCGGTCGAGACGAAGATACTCGACACGAGCGTCATCATCGACGGCAGGATAGCCGATGTCGCCGAGGCCGGGTTCATAACGGGCCCGATGATAATCCCCAAGTTCATCATCAAGGAGCTCCAGCACATCGCCGACTCCTCCGAGCCCATAAAGCGCGTCAGGGGAAGGCGCGGGCTCGACGTCCTGAAGCGTATGCAGAAGGACATCCCCAACGTTTCGGTCAAGATAACGAACCACGACTTCCCGAATATAAAGGAGGCCGACCTCAAGCTCGTCGAGCTCGCCAGGAGGCTCCGCGGCATCATCATAACGAACGACTTTAACCTGAACAAGGTGGCCGGCCTTCAGAACGTAAAGGTCCTCAACCTGAACCAGCTCTCCAACGCCCTCAAGCCCGTCGTCCTTCCGGGCGAAACGATGCACATCCACGTGGTCAAGGAAGGAAAGGAAGAGAACCAGGGCGTGGGCTACCTCGAGGACGGTACGATGGTCGTCGTCGACGACGCGAGAAAATATCTCGGCGACGAGATAGACGTCTCCGTCACGAGCGTGCTCCAAACCCCCACGGGAAGGATGATATTTTCCCGCGTGAAGGACGACGACGGCAGGCCGATGGTGTCGGATTCGCGTGGCTGA
- the ispD gene encoding 2-C-methyl-D-erythritol 4-phosphate cytidylyltransferase has translation MTASAIITAGGRGARFGSGAPKQFAALGGKPLLAHSVETFSSLDIIGEIVLVAPDDWVPYVEEMIAGIPGSRVSRVVPGGPERQHSVENGLSALSGTPEVVVIHDGVRPFAEAALIEEVIREARAHGAALAALPAGDTVKKAGETGLVESTVPRDTLWLAQTPQAFRYGVLREAFERARKDGFLATDEALLAERIGARVRLVRGSPLNIKITTREDLALGELLLKLRAEDGSE, from the coding sequence ATGACCGCCTCGGCGATAATAACCGCCGGTGGAAGGGGTGCGAGGTTCGGCTCGGGCGCGCCGAAGCAGTTCGCGGCGCTCGGCGGGAAACCGCTCCTCGCTCATTCCGTAGAGACCTTTTCAAGTCTGGACATCATAGGCGAAATCGTGCTTGTCGCGCCCGATGACTGGGTTCCCTACGTCGAGGAAATGATAGCCGGTATCCCGGGCTCGCGGGTGAGCCGGGTCGTCCCGGGGGGTCCCGAAAGGCAGCATTCCGTCGAAAACGGCTTAAGCGCCCTTTCCGGCACGCCCGAAGTCGTCGTGATTCACGACGGCGTGCGGCCCTTCGCCGAGGCCGCGCTCATAGAAGAGGTGATACGCGAGGCCCGCGCGCACGGGGCCGCGCTCGCCGCACTGCCGGCGGGCGATACGGTCAAAAAGGCCGGAGAGACGGGACTCGTCGAGTCTACGGTCCCCAGGGACACGCTCTGGCTCGCACAGACCCCCCAGGCCTTCAGGTACGGCGTCCTCAGGGAGGCGTTCGAGAGGGCGCGTAAGGACGGCTTCCTCGCCACGGACGAGGCGCTCCTGGCGGAGAGGATCGGAGCCCGTGTAAGGCTCGTCAGGGGCTCGCCTCTCAATATAAAAATTACGACGAGGGAAGACCTCGCCCTCGGCGAGCTTCTCCTTAAGCTCAGGGCCGAAGACGGCTCGGAGTAA
- a CDS encoding ComEC/Rec2 family competence protein → MIRPDKNALRRFSYGFPIIPSLAGLVFGILLAGYFQNPWPWIVILAPLSGAAALFVPPLRFLLLVPVGMVLAAPAPYHPVDTIESCAGRKVDVGGSLYSSPEKRERGSRMFIDVDYVIEDGVVKPATGRTAIYSDTLAPGLSYGDSVRVIGVKLRPIENFRNPGAFDMKAHFGRQGIYTTGYVEGAERIISFGRGEDYGPVLHGLDRLRHRYGNFVRSNFRQPASEVLNALTIGEDGGIPNELRAEFSKSGVAHVLSISGLHVAAVAVVFFFLFKWLLKRSEYVMLRWSVSRIAAALTILPLFFYMALAGFSTPTVRAFIMISIFLVAIIAGKNENKINTLGVAAFVILLVRPEALFDLSFRLSFLAVLGILLVNRFYPFGLGTTRDFVLTTVKTTCAATFATLPLVLNSFGVLPVVSIPANLIFVPLVELLIVPLGLVSFALFLLSPYVASLFIWLNMLFTEMMVFGIGLFLKIPYSSVSVRPLGAVQLTLYAALGVAALLAARRARARYAVPVLAILFLISAAWPAVSRHFGGGVTVTFLDTGRDRSTVLFELPGGRNVLVSGGPAKPAGSGFIDSAVIGGFLHGRGVNTIDCLVLTSPGKDVLGGGAYIVENFGVGKVVTDGDRLEGALWEAIRESGAEWENLRSIGEIDVPGGYSISVMRPEGWEAVEDSAGPRPLALRLEAAGASFLLAESLDGEDGRSLGEIYGGEIESTVLFIPGTPDGGSGTVLAGQVKPRILITEGGESAAPESPKTYSITEDGAVTVTADGDAITVKSYEDERALRLE, encoded by the coding sequence ATGATACGCCCCGACAAAAACGCCCTCCGGAGATTCTCGTACGGATTCCCGATAATCCCGTCCCTCGCGGGTCTCGTCTTCGGAATACTCCTCGCCGGGTATTTCCAGAACCCCTGGCCCTGGATCGTGATACTCGCGCCGCTCTCGGGGGCCGCGGCCCTGTTCGTACCCCCGCTCAGGTTCCTCCTGCTCGTCCCGGTCGGCATGGTGCTGGCCGCGCCGGCCCCTTATCACCCGGTGGACACGATCGAATCCTGCGCAGGGAGGAAGGTGGACGTCGGCGGCTCGCTATACTCTTCGCCGGAGAAGAGGGAGCGCGGCTCGCGGATGTTTATCGACGTCGATTACGTGATAGAGGACGGCGTCGTAAAGCCCGCGACGGGACGGACGGCGATATACTCCGACACGCTCGCCCCCGGCCTTTCCTACGGCGACAGCGTGCGCGTCATAGGGGTCAAATTGAGGCCGATAGAGAACTTCCGGAACCCGGGGGCTTTCGACATGAAGGCCCACTTCGGGAGGCAGGGGATCTATACGACGGGATACGTCGAGGGCGCGGAGCGCATAATCTCGTTCGGAAGGGGCGAGGATTACGGGCCCGTTCTCCACGGCCTCGACAGGCTCCGGCACAGGTACGGGAATTTCGTGAGGTCCAATTTCCGTCAGCCCGCGAGCGAAGTGCTGAACGCGCTGACAATCGGCGAAGACGGCGGCATCCCGAATGAGCTGAGGGCCGAGTTCTCGAAGTCCGGCGTCGCGCACGTGCTTTCGATATCCGGGCTCCACGTGGCGGCCGTCGCCGTCGTCTTCTTCTTCCTTTTCAAATGGCTCCTCAAAAGGTCCGAATACGTGATGCTGAGGTGGAGCGTTTCCAGGATCGCGGCCGCGCTCACGATACTCCCGCTCTTTTTCTACATGGCCCTCGCGGGCTTTTCGACGCCTACCGTAAGGGCGTTTATCATGATTTCCATCTTCCTCGTCGCTATAATAGCCGGGAAGAACGAGAACAAGATAAACACCCTCGGCGTCGCCGCGTTCGTAATCCTCCTCGTGCGGCCCGAGGCGCTTTTCGACCTCTCGTTCCGGCTCTCGTTCCTGGCCGTCCTGGGAATACTCCTCGTAAACAGGTTCTACCCGTTTGGGCTCGGAACCACACGCGACTTCGTCCTGACAACCGTCAAAACCACGTGCGCCGCCACGTTTGCGACCCTGCCGCTAGTGCTGAATTCATTCGGCGTCCTGCCAGTCGTTTCCATCCCGGCTAACCTCATATTCGTGCCGCTGGTGGAGCTCCTGATAGTCCCGCTCGGGCTCGTCTCGTTCGCCCTGTTCCTCCTCTCACCGTACGTCGCGTCGCTATTCATATGGCTGAACATGCTGTTTACGGAGATGATGGTCTTCGGCATAGGGCTCTTCCTCAAAATCCCGTACTCGTCGGTATCGGTCCGGCCGCTGGGGGCCGTTCAGCTCACGCTCTACGCGGCGCTCGGCGTGGCGGCCCTCCTCGCGGCAAGGCGCGCGAGGGCGAGATACGCCGTTCCGGTGCTCGCTATTCTCTTTCTGATCAGCGCGGCCTGGCCCGCGGTGTCGAGGCATTTCGGCGGTGGCGTGACCGTAACTTTCCTCGACACCGGCAGGGACAGGAGCACAGTCCTTTTCGAGCTCCCGGGCGGGCGGAACGTCCTCGTGAGCGGCGGCCCGGCGAAGCCGGCCGGGAGCGGCTTCATCGACAGCGCCGTCATCGGCGGGTTTCTCCACGGGAGAGGCGTCAACACCATCGACTGCCTCGTCCTGACCTCGCCCGGGAAAGACGTCCTCGGCGGCGGGGCGTACATCGTCGAGAACTTCGGCGTAGGCAAAGTCGTTACGGACGGCGACAGGCTCGAAGGCGCGCTCTGGGAGGCGATCAGGGAAAGCGGCGCCGAGTGGGAGAATCTTAGAAGCATCGGCGAGATCGACGTGCCCGGCGGCTACAGTATAAGCGTGATGCGCCCCGAAGGCTGGGAAGCCGTCGAGGACTCCGCCGGTCCGCGTCCTCTGGCGCTCAGGCTCGAAGCCGCCGGGGCGAGCTTTCTTCTCGCGGAATCGCTGGACGGGGAAGACGGGAGATCCCTCGGGGAGATATACGGCGGGGAGATCGAAAGCACCGTCCTTTTCATCCCGGGAACGCCGGACGGCGGTTCCGGTACGGTGCTGGCCGGGCAGGTCAAGCCGCGCATCCTCATTACGGAAGGCGGAGAGTCGGCCGCGCCGGAATCCCCAAAGACTTACAGCATTACCGAGGACGGGGCCGTAACCGTAACGGCGGACGGGGACGCGATCACGGTAAAATCGTACGAGGATGAAAGGGCCTTACGCCTTGAGTAA
- the ispF gene encoding 2-C-methyl-D-erythritol 2,4-cyclodiphosphate synthase produces the protein MQRIGFGFDAHRFSSETRLVLGGVEVPFELGLRGHSDADVLTHAICDALLGAAAEGDIGTHFPDKDPKWKGASSLVFLKEILSLLGSKGYSVVNIDTVIVCEKPRISPHVAGIRSSLARATGLPEGVISVKATTTDGMGFTGRGEGIASYATVLLESA, from the coding sequence ATGCAGAGGATAGGATTCGGTTTTGACGCGCACAGGTTTTCGAGCGAGACGAGGCTCGTCCTCGGGGGCGTCGAGGTGCCCTTCGAGCTCGGGCTCAGGGGCCACTCGGACGCCGACGTGCTGACCCACGCCATATGCGACGCCCTCCTCGGCGCGGCCGCCGAGGGCGATATAGGCACACACTTCCCCGACAAGGACCCCAAGTGGAAGGGCGCTTCAAGCCTCGTCTTCCTGAAAGAAATACTCTCCCTCCTTGGCTCCAAAGGCTATAGCGTCGTAAACATAGATACAGTCATCGTGTGCGAGAAGCCGAGGATATCGCCCCACGTGGCCGGAATAAGAAGCTCCCTCGCAAGAGCGACAGGCCTTCCGGAGGGCGTCATCAGCGTAAAGGCAACGACGACCGACGGCATGGGGTTCACAGGGCGCGGCGAGGGCATCGCCTCCTACGCCACCGTGCTGCTGGAATCCGCCTGA
- a CDS encoding acetoacetate decarboxylase family protein — protein MRRIARTHLFVLLVLLAAVSVPGGRTAGAMDVADLPAPQLVTGAWMFMAAYKADPEALKALLPEGLETTGNIVINMYTVPEAAQTSGFGAYTLTYLTVELKGHDSYIMNSDTTIPGRYFVYYFNSSPFMRDYTKRIGIPAEEGMTTTTVEDGKLTATLTVGGRKFIESTAEVGSELGNFGGGHLNYFGLLETEKDGKTVKQVVKYPIPWNGGTVDIKNPKITFSVPEDHPLSKIKPEGDPVWAIWTKGSFVYPQYVVVD, from the coding sequence ATGAGGAGAATAGCAAGAACGCATCTGTTCGTGTTACTGGTTTTGCTCGCCGCCGTGTCCGTTCCGGGCGGCAGGACTGCGGGCGCCATGGACGTGGCCGACCTGCCCGCCCCCCAGCTTGTGACAGGCGCATGGATGTTCATGGCGGCATACAAGGCCGACCCCGAGGCCTTAAAGGCGCTCCTTCCCGAGGGCCTCGAAACCACGGGCAACATTGTCATCAATATGTACACCGTCCCCGAGGCGGCGCAGACATCCGGCTTCGGCGCGTATACGCTGACATACCTCACCGTGGAGCTCAAGGGGCACGATTCCTACATAATGAACTCCGATACGACGATACCGGGAAGGTACTTCGTCTACTACTTCAACAGCTCGCCCTTCATGCGCGACTACACGAAGCGTATAGGCATCCCGGCCGAGGAAGGCATGACCACGACGACGGTCGAGGACGGCAAGCTCACGGCTACGCTTACGGTAGGCGGCCGGAAATTCATCGAATCCACGGCCGAGGTCGGGAGCGAGCTCGGTAATTTCGGCGGGGGTCACCTCAACTACTTCGGCCTCCTCGAAACGGAAAAAGACGGGAAGACCGTAAAACAGGTCGTCAAGTATCCGATACCCTGGAACGGCGGCACCGTCGATATAAAGAACCCGAAGATCACCTTCTCGGTCCCCGAAGACCATCCGCTGAGCAAGATAAAGCCCGAGGGTGACCCGGTCTGGGCAATATGGACCAAGGGCAGCTTCGTTTACCCACAGTATGTTGTCGTGGATTAA